One uncultured Methanobrevibacter sp. genomic region harbors:
- a CDS encoding carboxypeptidase-like regulatory domain-containing protein: MSNKNIIIILIVIIIILAAALGILFMQPSNAKEATKIKVTSNKTLTEGDDISVQLTDSNKTPLSKQNVKVTVKNGKGKVVLNKTVKTNSKGKAKIDSNLKKGKYKVKVSYKGNKNYTGNNTTQNLTIKEKVKKTTSESSSSNSQGWTETHPGGDTGSSIVVYHDGNGHKYVTRYSADGSAYEDGVAYDEGAMITS, encoded by the coding sequence TTGTCAAACAAAAACATTATCATAATATTGATTGTAATAATCATTATTCTTGCAGCGGCATTAGGAATACTGTTTATGCAACCAAGCAATGCAAAGGAAGCAACTAAAATTAAGGTAACAAGCAACAAGACATTGACTGAAGGGGATGACATATCTGTTCAGCTGACAGATTCAAACAAGACTCCTCTTTCAAAACAGAATGTAAAGGTCACCGTTAAAAACGGTAAAGGTAAAGTTGTTTTAAATAAGACTGTCAAAACTAATTCAAAAGGTAAAGCAAAGATTGATTCTAATCTGAAAAAGGGCAAATACAAAGTTAAAGTCAGCTATAAAGGCAACAAGAACTACACCGGAAACAACACAACACAGAACTTAACCATCAAAGAAAAAGTCAAAAAAACCACTAGCGAATCCTCCAGTTCAAATTCTCAGGGTTGGACTGAAACTCATCCTGGTGGTGACACCGGATCAAGCATTGTTGTATATCATGATGGAAATGGCCATAAATATGTAACAAGATATTCTGCTGACGGTTCTGCCTATGAAGATGGAGTTGCATATGATGAAGGTGCAATGATTACTTCGTAA
- a CDS encoding DUF2207 family protein, which yields MLGLGNTKYDESIKEIPSDDSYPMVSILFSKDNGIDVNALSLTVLELINRNQIRCDIDLDDSYEVGNKLTPDDMEVMKGITLRIANRGELKTSQSASINLLKNLNKGKKFNLKAMAKQTNNHSIANKFERDFNYFIKALKKENAYDGDNYTDILKNGKLTAKGNEIKKQWKVYADYLKSNDLTEKYPPESAEESSAQILYAACFDVEREALKARENNNSLTDFIDKDGYKLLNIIFNNALLNVTEKRKGDGIFYGVNDKYTVPGA from the coding sequence ATGTTAGGTTTAGGAAACACCAAATACGATGAAAGCATTAAAGAAATTCCAAGCGACGATTCTTATCCTATGGTATCAATACTCTTTTCCAAAGACAATGGGATAGATGTCAATGCGCTGTCACTTACAGTCCTTGAGCTTATAAACAGGAATCAGATCAGATGTGACATCGATTTGGACGATTCATATGAGGTTGGAAATAAGCTCACTCCAGATGACATGGAAGTCATGAAAGGGATAACCCTCAGAATCGCAAACAGGGGAGAGCTCAAGACTTCACAATCAGCATCCATTAACCTTCTCAAGAACCTGAACAAGGGAAAGAAATTCAACCTGAAGGCAATGGCAAAGCAGACCAACAATCATTCCATTGCAAACAAGTTCGAAAGGGACTTCAACTATTTCATAAAAGCCCTTAAAAAGGAAAACGCCTATGACGGTGATAACTACACAGACATCCTTAAAAACGGCAAGCTTACAGCCAAAGGAAATGAAATCAAAAAGCAATGGAAAGTTTATGCGGATTATCTGAAATCCAATGATTTAACAGAAAAATATCCTCCTGAGTCTGCAGAGGAAAGTTCAGCACAGATTCTCTATGCAGCATGCTTTGACGTTGAGCGTGAAGCACTCAAAGCTAGAGAAAACAACAATTCTCTAACAGATTTCATAGACAAGGACGGATACAAATTGTTAAACATCATATTCAACAATGCCTTGCTGAACGTTACCGAAAAACGTAAAGGTGACGGAATATTCTATGGTGTAAATGACAAGTACACTGTTCCGGGAGCATAA